Proteins from a genomic interval of Arachis hypogaea cultivar Tifrunner chromosome 10, arahy.Tifrunner.gnm2.J5K5, whole genome shotgun sequence:
- the LOC112715491 gene encoding jasmonate-induced oxygenase 2 has product MGVDIDQAFVQDPQHRPGLSITQAQGIPLIDLSPVTTTNPCPSSMDALVKEIGSACKEWGFFQVINHGVSISLREKLQEASKKFFAQSLEDKKKVSRDETSPSGYHDTEHTKNVRDWKEVFDFLTKDPTLVPLTSHEYDDRLVQWTNKSPHYPPGFRDIIKEYIEEMEKLGRKLMELIAMSLGLEAKRFEEFFKDQTSFIRLNHYPPCPYPHLALGVGRHKDPGPLTILAQDDVGGLEVKLKHKTDQEWVRVEPTPNAYIINVGDIMQVWSNDAYESVEHRVMVNSEKERFSTPYFLFPAHDTEVKPLEELTNENNPPKYRPYKWGKFLIHRKDSNFQKQNVENIQIHHFKIA; this is encoded by the exons ATGGGAGTAGACATCGACCAAGCTTTCGTCCAAGACCCACAACACAGACCGGGTCTCTCCATAACTCAAGCTCAAGGAATTCCATTGATCGACCTCTCCCCAGTAACAACAACCAACCCTTGTCCTTCTTCCATGGACGCGCTGGTGAAGGAGATCGGAAGCGCATGCAAGGAATGGGGATTCTTCCAAGTTATAAACCACGGTGTTTCCATCTCTCTGAGGGAGAAGCTTCAGGAAGCTTCCAAGAAGTTCTTTGCACAAAGCTTGGAAGATAAGAAGAAGGTTAGCAGAGATGAAACGTCTCCAAGCGGTTACCATGACACTGAGCATACAAAGAATGTTAGGGATTGGAAGGAAGTCTTTGATTTTCTTACAAAAGATCCAACCCTTGTTCCTCTCACTTCTCATGAATATGATGATAGACTCGTTCAGTGGACTAATAAATCTCCTCACTATCCTCCAGGTTTCAG AGATATAATTAAAGAGTATATTGAAGAGATGGAAAAGCTAGGACGCAAGTTGATGGAGCTTATAGCCATGAGCTTAGGCCTTGAAGCTAAGAGATTTGAAGAATTCTTTAAAGATCAAACCAGCTTTATCAGATTGAATCACTATCCTCCATGCCCTTACCCTCACCTAGCTCTTGGTGTGGGTCGACACAAGGACCCTGGTCCCTTAACCATTCTTGCCCAAGATGATGTTGGAGGGCTTGAAGTGAAACTCAAACACAAGACGGACCAAGAGTGGGTCAGAGTGGAACCAACCCCCAATGCTTATATCATCAATGTTGGTGATATTATGCAG GTTTGGAGCAACGATGCATATGAGAGTGTGGAGCACAGAGTGATGGTTAATTcagaaaaagaaaggttttcaaCTCCGTACTTCTTGTTCCCTGCACATGACACGGAAGTGAAGCCATTGGAGGAGCTAACAAATGAGAACAACCCTCCAAAATATAGGCCATACAAGTGGGGCAAGTTTCTTATCCACCGAAAGGACAGCAATTTTCAGAAACAAAATGTGGAAAATATCCAAATTCATCACTTTAAGATAGCTTAA